A stretch of Lathyrus oleraceus cultivar Zhongwan6 chromosome 6, CAAS_Psat_ZW6_1.0, whole genome shotgun sequence DNA encodes these proteins:
- the LOC127097089 gene encoding gibberellin 20 oxidase 1: MPIECITSMPQQLPNQEQEEKPLIFDASLLKHHVNLPTQFIWPDEEQACSNVPELVVPLIDLGGFLSGDPLAAMEASNLVGEACRKHGFFLVVNHGIEKKLISDAHGFMDEFFELPLFEKQRAQRKTGEHCGYASSFTGRFSSKLPWKETLSFEFSADEKSPNLVRDYLCNKMGNEFELFGEVYQNYCKAMSNLSLGIMELLGMSLGVGKGYFREFFEENSSIMRLNYYPPCQKPELTLGTGPHCDPTSLTILHQDQVGGLQVFVDNQWHSITPHFNAFVVNIGDTFMALSNGRYKSCLHRAVVNSEKTRKSLAFFLCPLSDKVVTPPCELVDNYNPRIYPDFTWPMLLEFTQKHYRADIKTLEAFANWIQHKST, translated from the exons ATGCCAATAGAATGCATAACAAGCATGCCTCAACAACTTCCAAACCAAGAACAAGAAGAAAAACCACTCATTTTCGACGCATCACTTCTCAAACACCATGTTAATCTCCCAACGCAATTCATCTGGCCCGACGAAGAACAAGCCTGTTCCAATGTTCCCGAACTCGTCGTGCCACTCATCGACCTGGGAGGTTTCCTCTCCGGCGATCCACTTGCTGCAATGGAAGCATCAAACCTCGTCGGTGAAGCATGTCGAAAACATGGTTTCTTTCTTGTCGTTAATCATGGGATTGAGAAAAAGTTAATCTCCGATGCTCATGGTTTCATGGATGAGTTCTTTGAACTTCCTCTGTTTGAGAAACAGAGGGCTCAGAGAAAAACAGGGGAACACTGTGGTTATGCTAGTAGTTTTACCGGGAGATTCTCTTCCAAACTTCCATGGAAAGAGACACTTTCTTTTGAATTTTCAGCGGATGAAAAATCACCTAATCTTGTTAGAGACTATTTGTGCAACAAAATGGGCAATGAGTTTGAGCTATTTGG GGAGGTTTATCAGAACTACTGCAAAGCAATGAGCAATCTTTCATTAGGAATAATGGAGCTTTTGGGAATGAGTCTTGGAGTTGGTAAAGGCTATTTTAGGGAATTTTTTGAAGAGAATAGTTCAATAATGAGGCTCAATTACTATCCTCCTTGTCAAAAACCTGAGCTCACTCTAGGCACTGGACCTCATTGTGATCCAACATCCTTAACTATTCTTCATCAGGATCAAGTTGGTGGCTTGCAAGTTTTTGTTGATAATCAATGGCATTCCATTACCCCACATTTCAATGCTTTTGTTGTTAATATTGGTGATACCTTCATG GCACTTTCAAATGGGAGATACAAGAGTTGCTTGCATAGAGCAGTGGTAAACAGTGAAAAGACAAGAAAATCTCTTGCTTTCTTTTTATGTCCCTTAAGTGATAAGGTGGTAACTCCACCATGTGAATTGGTGGACAATTACAACCCAAGAATCTACCCTGATTTCACATGGCCTATGTTGCTTGAGTTTACTCAAAAACACTATAGAGCTGATATCAAAACACTTGAAGCATTTGCCAACTGGATTCAACATAAGAGCACATGA